A portion of the Daphnia magna isolate NIES linkage group LG4, ASM2063170v1.1, whole genome shotgun sequence genome contains these proteins:
- the LOC116920799 gene encoding intraflagellar transport protein 43 homolog isoform X1, protein METDVAMTTTPKAEIRKKSVSPIKSNGTKTTSRSKKQGGWADETQQSNRAFSAIEKRFSSIKLKKQGSGEEIAIPITAPVTDSNGEEDDDLAITSNLMKENHNRVAAYKELNANSVTKQHLAQFLEGVDLRILTKNILPESQSKEADVPWNWDVLFAEMVPDLTLDGKKSPI, encoded by the exons ATGGAGACGGATGTTGCCATGACTACCACGCCTAAAGCGGAAATACGA aaaAAGTCAGTGTCACCAATCAAGAGCAATGGAACAAAGACAACCTCACGATCTAAAAAGCAAGGTGGTTGGGCAGATGAAACACAACAGTCTAATAGAGCATTCAGCGCGAT AGAAAAACGATTTTCATCAATTAAACTAAAAAAGCAAGGATCAGGAGAAG AAATTGCAATACCAATAACAGCTCCAGTCACTGACTCAAATGGTGAAGAAGACGATGATCTAGCCATTACCAGCAACTTGATGAA gGAAAATCATAACAGAGTTGCTGCTTACAAAGAGCTAAATGCCAACAGTGTTACTAAGCAACACTTGGCCCAATTTCTAGAAGGGGTAGATCTACGAATCCTTACCAAAAACATTTTACCAGAATCACAATCAAAAGAA GCAGATGTACCATGGAATTGGGATGTACTGTTTGCTGAAATGGTTCCTGACTTAACGCTGGATGGAAAAAAATCTCCAATTTAA
- the LOC116920799 gene encoding intraflagellar transport protein 43 homolog isoform X2, translating to MHEDKKSVSPIKSNGTKTTSRSKKQGGWADETQQSNRAFSAIEKRFSSIKLKKQGSGEEIAIPITAPVTDSNGEEDDDLAITSNLMKENHNRVAAYKELNANSVTKQHLAQFLEGVDLRILTKNILPESQSKEADVPWNWDVLFAEMVPDLTLDGKKSPI from the exons ATGCATGAAgat aaaAAGTCAGTGTCACCAATCAAGAGCAATGGAACAAAGACAACCTCACGATCTAAAAAGCAAGGTGGTTGGGCAGATGAAACACAACAGTCTAATAGAGCATTCAGCGCGAT AGAAAAACGATTTTCATCAATTAAACTAAAAAAGCAAGGATCAGGAGAAG AAATTGCAATACCAATAACAGCTCCAGTCACTGACTCAAATGGTGAAGAAGACGATGATCTAGCCATTACCAGCAACTTGATGAA gGAAAATCATAACAGAGTTGCTGCTTACAAAGAGCTAAATGCCAACAGTGTTACTAAGCAACACTTGGCCCAATTTCTAGAAGGGGTAGATCTACGAATCCTTACCAAAAACATTTTACCAGAATCACAATCAAAAGAA GCAGATGTACCATGGAATTGGGATGTACTGTTTGCTGAAATGGTTCCTGACTTAACGCTGGATGGAAAAAAATCTCCAATTTAA
- the LOC116920801 gene encoding succinate dehydrogenase [ubiquinone] cytochrome b small subunit A, mitochondrial-like: MAAMMSLCRNFGKVGLSNRMTIGNPCLAALSNRNKTFLENRIVPSSQNGVKKFTVNHKALAETSSCKSADDHTRLWTIERSLALSLVPLVPSAFMFPSAAMDYLLAISFTLHAHWGLETIVVDYLRPKVVGPALAKLGVALVYGISAFTLGGLFYFNYSDVGIVNAIKMLWKL, encoded by the exons atggcCGCAATGATGTCTCTCTGCAGAAATTTCGGGAAAG TTGGACTGTCGAATCGGATGACAATTGGAAATCCCTGTTTAGCTGCGCTTTCAAACAGGAACAAAACGTTTCTTGAAAACAGAATTGTGCCTTCATCCCAAAATGGTGTGAAAAAATTTACGGTGAACCATAAGGCCCTTGCAGAAACATCGTCTTGCAAGTCGGCAGATGATCACACAAGACTTTGGACAATAGAAAGAAGTTTAGCACTTTCTCTAGTTCCTCTTGTTCCTTCAGCATTCATGTTTCCATCTGCTGCAATGGACTACTTACTTGCTATTTCCTTCACACTACATGCTCATTG GGGTTTGGAGACCATTGTTGTGGACTATCTCAGACCAAAAGTGGTTGGTCCTGCATTAGCAAAACTTGGTGTTGCCCTTGTGTATGGAATTTCTGCTTTCACCCTTGGTGGGCTGTTCTATTTTAATTATTCAGATGTTGGAATTGTTAATGCCATTAAAATGTTATGGAAATTATAA
- the LOC116920800 gene encoding phosphatidylglycerophosphatase and protein-tyrosine phosphatase 1 isoform X1 — protein MESPDKMSSVLARVLFFPSLAYNVMMEKISSRQWYNHVDNHVILGALPLRNKTQELIETEKVNAVVSLNEDYEVRYLTHQPEEWKKLGVDAIRFSVVDMFEAPPQDMLLKGVEFINNKISNGGVVYVHCKAGRSRSAALVACYLMKKHNWTPEQAILHLKSVRPHIILPPNKITALNIFYKSQVQCT, from the exons ATGGAGTCGCCAG ACAAGATGTCGTCAGTCCTTGCCCGTGTATTATTCTTTCCTTCATTAGCCTACAATGTAATGATGGAAAAAATTTCATCTAGACAGTGGTATAATCATGTCGACAATCATGTAATTCTGGGAGCACTGCCTCTAAGAAACAAAACTCAAGAG TtaattgaaacagaaaaagtCAATGCAGTTGTTTCTCTAAATGAGGATTATGAAGTTAGATATCTCACACATCAGCCAGAG gaATGGAAAAAGTTAGGTGTTGATGCTATTCGGTTTTCTGTTGTTGACATGTTTGAAGCACCTCCCCAAGATATGCTTCTTAAGGGTGTGGAATTCATTAAcaacaaaatttcaaatgggGGTGTGGTATATGTACATTGCAAGGCCGGCCGATCACGAAGCGCTGCACTAGTAGCTTGTTACCTAATGAAG AAACATAATTGGACTCCAGAACAAGCAATTTTGCATTTAAAATCAGTAAGGCCACACATTATTTTGCCTCCCAACAAAATCACTGCCCTGAATATCTTCTACAAAAGTCAAGTTCAGTGTACATAA
- the LOC116920800 gene encoding phosphatidylglycerophosphatase and protein-tyrosine phosphatase 1 isoform X2 has protein sequence MSSVLARVLFFPSLAYNVMMEKISSRQWYNHVDNHVILGALPLRNKTQELIETEKVNAVVSLNEDYEVRYLTHQPEEWKKLGVDAIRFSVVDMFEAPPQDMLLKGVEFINNKISNGGVVYVHCKAGRSRSAALVACYLMKKHNWTPEQAILHLKSVRPHIILPPNKITALNIFYKSQVQCT, from the exons ATGTCGTCAGTCCTTGCCCGTGTATTATTCTTTCCTTCATTAGCCTACAATGTAATGATGGAAAAAATTTCATCTAGACAGTGGTATAATCATGTCGACAATCATGTAATTCTGGGAGCACTGCCTCTAAGAAACAAAACTCAAGAG TtaattgaaacagaaaaagtCAATGCAGTTGTTTCTCTAAATGAGGATTATGAAGTTAGATATCTCACACATCAGCCAGAG gaATGGAAAAAGTTAGGTGTTGATGCTATTCGGTTTTCTGTTGTTGACATGTTTGAAGCACCTCCCCAAGATATGCTTCTTAAGGGTGTGGAATTCATTAAcaacaaaatttcaaatgggGGTGTGGTATATGTACATTGCAAGGCCGGCCGATCACGAAGCGCTGCACTAGTAGCTTGTTACCTAATGAAG AAACATAATTGGACTCCAGAACAAGCAATTTTGCATTTAAAATCAGTAAGGCCACACATTATTTTGCCTCCCAACAAAATCACTGCCCTGAATATCTTCTACAAAAGTCAAGTTCAGTGTACATAA
- the LOC116920797 gene encoding DNA-directed RNA polymerase II subunit RPB1 isoform X1 encodes MKPRTPQQFFAPILLSVLFLALFGFAVTLASETNVEEISIERRAGNLKNQTEARDHHSGHGYHQQGYNGGYYPSKSHDKNKRPKPSYGAPKPQYSVTQPNKSQYGPPKSNYEAPAYGHPSPTYNPPAYSSPSYIPPSYSAPSYSPPSYAPPSYSSQAYNPPAPAYTEAPYSAPHASYDSPAYSSPVYPEAPAYSPPVYSAPAYSPPAYSEPSYPQQYSEPEYPYKSISESNKPGSQGASNNDNGFVNFEDFFKQTIKFRQF; translated from the exons atgaaacCTAGAACTCCTCAG CAGTTCTTTGCGCCGATCCTGTTGAGTGTGCTATTCTTAGCACTTTTTGGATTTGCAGTCACTTTAGCGTCGGAAACCAATGTGGAGGAAATTAGCATCGAACGCAGAGCGGGCAACTTGAAGAACCAGACGGAGGCGCGTGATCACCACAGCGGACATGGATATCACCAACAGGGATACAACGGTGGGTATTATCCATCCAAGTCGCATGATAAGAACAAGCGGCCAAAACCAAGCTACGGAGCACCAAAACCCCAATACAGTGTGACCCAACCAAATAAGTCTCAATATGGTCCACCCAAGTCCAACTACGAGGCTCCAGCTTATGGCCATCCTTCTCCAACTTACAATCCACCAGCCTATAGTTCACCTTCCTACATCCCACCTTCTTACAGTGCCCCTTCTTACAGCCCTCCATCCTACGCCCCTCCATCTTACAGTTCTCAAGCCTACAATCCTCCAGCTCCCGCGTACACAGAAGCCCCATATTCTGCGCCTCACGCTAGTTACGATTCCCCAGCCTACTCTTCGCCCGTTTACCCAGAAGCACCTGCTTATTCACCACCAGTTTATTCAGCACCAGCTTACTCTCCCCCAGCATACAGCGAGCCATCTTATCCTCAACAATATTCTGAGCCGGAATACCCTTACAAAAGCATATCGGAATCAAACAAACCTGGCAGTCAGGGAGCCTCCAATAACGACAACGGCTTTGTTAATTTCGAGGATTTCTTTAAGCAAACCATAAAATTTCGACAATTTTAA
- the LOC116920797 gene encoding DNA-directed RNA polymerase II subunit RPB1 isoform X2 has translation MKPRTPQFFAPILLSVLFLALFGFAVTLASETNVEEISIERRAGNLKNQTEARDHHSGHGYHQQGYNGGYYPSKSHDKNKRPKPSYGAPKPQYSVTQPNKSQYGPPKSNYEAPAYGHPSPTYNPPAYSSPSYIPPSYSAPSYSPPSYAPPSYSSQAYNPPAPAYTEAPYSAPHASYDSPAYSSPVYPEAPAYSPPVYSAPAYSPPAYSEPSYPQQYSEPEYPYKSISESNKPGSQGASNNDNGFVNFEDFFKQTIKFRQF, from the exons atgaaacCTAGAACTCCTCAG TTCTTTGCGCCGATCCTGTTGAGTGTGCTATTCTTAGCACTTTTTGGATTTGCAGTCACTTTAGCGTCGGAAACCAATGTGGAGGAAATTAGCATCGAACGCAGAGCGGGCAACTTGAAGAACCAGACGGAGGCGCGTGATCACCACAGCGGACATGGATATCACCAACAGGGATACAACGGTGGGTATTATCCATCCAAGTCGCATGATAAGAACAAGCGGCCAAAACCAAGCTACGGAGCACCAAAACCCCAATACAGTGTGACCCAACCAAATAAGTCTCAATATGGTCCACCCAAGTCCAACTACGAGGCTCCAGCTTATGGCCATCCTTCTCCAACTTACAATCCACCAGCCTATAGTTCACCTTCCTACATCCCACCTTCTTACAGTGCCCCTTCTTACAGCCCTCCATCCTACGCCCCTCCATCTTACAGTTCTCAAGCCTACAATCCTCCAGCTCCCGCGTACACAGAAGCCCCATATTCTGCGCCTCACGCTAGTTACGATTCCCCAGCCTACTCTTCGCCCGTTTACCCAGAAGCACCTGCTTATTCACCACCAGTTTATTCAGCACCAGCTTACTCTCCCCCAGCATACAGCGAGCCATCTTATCCTCAACAATATTCTGAGCCGGAATACCCTTACAAAAGCATATCGGAATCAAACAAACCTGGCAGTCAGGGAGCCTCCAATAACGACAACGGCTTTGTTAATTTCGAGGATTTCTTTAAGCAAACCATAAAATTTCGACAATTTTAA
- the LOC116920805 gene encoding deoxyribose-phosphate aldolase isoform X1 → MFEKFLKYLEKKLSCLCQTVNDDSSSDEHSERNSDGSRNSSQCDDDSYKENSFKSYSEEESSGEDVVESTGRSGTRSSSYEEYSSKNTGSTHTVGNTEVSSLIEQHKKINSSIESTKKHVKLRVGSSSPRTKQEVQHKSPEFKKKTPKQSSKELEKNSPKRERTKGDRNLKKPQTMKDKNVKQEDGKKLDTTKQDKETTDEKASRLRKSSLKVKEKKKTLIPNREDKTKERTAKEKKDTKKTEEKRRTEENKEKGKIPKAVRETNPKTTPSNQEKSTSSILPKKISNLGWVNRSCVNDQAVKNRVQDLLSSRLIHADHQVEWLARSIQCIDLTTLAGDDCPSNVARLCSKAAHPLSDDLTRALQIKHGLLTTGAVCVYPARVADAVLGLERLGANIPVASVATGFPTGQTSLKTRLEEIEFAVANGAKEIDIVINRELALSQNWGELYNELVEMRKACGESHMKSILAVGELCTLTNIYKASLVAMMAGSDFIKTSTGKETVNATLPIGLVMCRAIRAYNRKTGFKVGFKPAGGIRTSKDVLQWMTLMKEELGDNYLTPDLFRIGASALLNDIERNLANYATGGYFLAEEMPMA, encoded by the exons ATGTTCGAGAAGTTTTTGAAGTATCTCGAGAAGAAGTTGTCTTGTCTTTGCCAAACCGTAAATGACGACAGTTCCAGTGATGAACACAGTGAAAGGAACTCGGATGGAAGCCGCAATTCTTCACAATGTGATGACGATTCATACAAAGAAAACAGTTTCAAGAGTTACAGCGAAGAAGAAAGCTCGGGAGAAGATGTCGTCGAGTCTACCGGGCGGAGCGGAACTCGCAGTTCGAGCTACGAGGAATATTCTTCGAAAAACACAGGATCGACGCACACTGTTGGAAATACCGAAGTATCGAGCCTGATCGAACAGCATAAGAAGATAAATTCGTCTATAGAAAGTACCAAAAAACATGTAAAATTAAGGGTAGGAAGTAGCAGTCCGAGAACAAAACAGGAGGTCCAACACAAGTCacctgaatttaaaaaaaaaacaccaaaacaATCCAGTAAAGAACTTGAGAAAAATTCGCCTAAACGAGAGAGAACGAAGGGAGATCGGAATTTGAAGAAGCCGCAAACAATGAAGGATAAAAATGTTAAGCAAGAGGATGGCAAGAAACTAGATACAACTAAACAGGATAAAGAAACCACGGACGAAAAGGCGTCTCGTCTAAGAAAATCTTCGTTAAaggtaaaagagaaaaaaaaaactcttatACCAAACCGTGAAGATAAGACCAAAGAACGGactgcaaaagaaaagaaggacaccaaaaaaacagaagaaaaacggAGAACTGAGGAgaataaggaaaaaggaaaaattccaAAAGCAGTTAGGGAAACCAACCCAAAAACCACCCCAAGTAATCAAGAGAAATCCACTTCATCTATATTGCCCAAGAAAATTTCTA ATCTTGGATGGGTAAATCGTTCATGTGTCAACGATCAAGCTGTTAAAAATAGAGTACAGGATTTGTTGTCTAGCCGTTTGATACATGCAGACCATCAGGTAGAATGGCTTGCTAGATCGATCCAGTGTATTGACCTTACTACATTAGCTG GTGATGATTGCCCTTCTAATGTGGCAAGATTATGTTCAAAGGCAGCTCATCCACTGAGTGACGATCTCACAAGGGCCCTACAGATAAAGCATGGACTACTGACAACTGGAGCAGTTTGTGTGTATCCTGCCAGAGTAGCAGATGCTGTTCTAGGGCTAGAAAGGTTAGGGGCAAATATTCCAGTTGCCTCTGTTGCCACAGGATTTCCTACAGGCCAAACATCCCTAAAAACCCGATTGGAAGAAATTGAGTTTGCTGTGGCAAATGGTGCTAAGGAGATAGATATTGTCATCAACCGAGAACTTGCCCTATCCCAAAACTGGGGAG AATTATACAATGAACTTGTTGAGATGAGAAAAGCATGTGGTGAATCTCATATGAAATCTATTTTGGCTGTTGGAGAACTGTGTACCTTAACCAACATCTACAAAGCTTCCCTTGTGGCCATGATGGCTGGTTCAGACTTTATAAAAACTTCAACAG GGAAGGAAACTGTTAATGCTACACTTCCAATCGGCCTCGTCATGTGTCGCGCTATCCGGGCGTACAATCGAAAGACTGGCTTCAAA GTAGGATTCAAGCCTGCTGGTGGTATTAGAACTTCCAAGGATGTACTTCAGTGGATGACGCTTATGAAGGAAGAGCTTGGAGATAATTACTTGACACCGGACTTGTTCCGTATTGGAGCATCGGCTCTGCTCAATGACATTGAGCGCAATCTGGCAAACTATGCCACTGGGGGATATTTTCTGGCCGAAGAAATGCCGATGGCATGA
- the LOC116920805 gene encoding deoxyribose-phosphate aldolase isoform X2: protein MLERNSGIPLNLGWVNRSCVNDQAVKNRVQDLLSSRLIHADHQVEWLARSIQCIDLTTLAGDDCPSNVARLCSKAAHPLSDDLTRALQIKHGLLTTGAVCVYPARVADAVLGLERLGANIPVASVATGFPTGQTSLKTRLEEIEFAVANGAKEIDIVINRELALSQNWGELYNELVEMRKACGESHMKSILAVGELCTLTNIYKASLVAMMAGSDFIKTSTGKETVNATLPIGLVMCRAIRAYNRKTGFKVGFKPAGGIRTSKDVLQWMTLMKEELGDNYLTPDLFRIGASALLNDIERNLANYATGGYFLAEEMPMA from the exons ATGTTGGAAAGAAATTCGGGAATCCCGCTGa ATCTTGGATGGGTAAATCGTTCATGTGTCAACGATCAAGCTGTTAAAAATAGAGTACAGGATTTGTTGTCTAGCCGTTTGATACATGCAGACCATCAGGTAGAATGGCTTGCTAGATCGATCCAGTGTATTGACCTTACTACATTAGCTG GTGATGATTGCCCTTCTAATGTGGCAAGATTATGTTCAAAGGCAGCTCATCCACTGAGTGACGATCTCACAAGGGCCCTACAGATAAAGCATGGACTACTGACAACTGGAGCAGTTTGTGTGTATCCTGCCAGAGTAGCAGATGCTGTTCTAGGGCTAGAAAGGTTAGGGGCAAATATTCCAGTTGCCTCTGTTGCCACAGGATTTCCTACAGGCCAAACATCCCTAAAAACCCGATTGGAAGAAATTGAGTTTGCTGTGGCAAATGGTGCTAAGGAGATAGATATTGTCATCAACCGAGAACTTGCCCTATCCCAAAACTGGGGAG AATTATACAATGAACTTGTTGAGATGAGAAAAGCATGTGGTGAATCTCATATGAAATCTATTTTGGCTGTTGGAGAACTGTGTACCTTAACCAACATCTACAAAGCTTCCCTTGTGGCCATGATGGCTGGTTCAGACTTTATAAAAACTTCAACAG GGAAGGAAACTGTTAATGCTACACTTCCAATCGGCCTCGTCATGTGTCGCGCTATCCGGGCGTACAATCGAAAGACTGGCTTCAAA GTAGGATTCAAGCCTGCTGGTGGTATTAGAACTTCCAAGGATGTACTTCAGTGGATGACGCTTATGAAGGAAGAGCTTGGAGATAATTACTTGACACCGGACTTGTTCCGTATTGGAGCATCGGCTCTGCTCAATGACATTGAGCGCAATCTGGCAAACTATGCCACTGGGGGATATTTTCTGGCCGAAGAAATGCCGATGGCATGA
- the LOC116920808 gene encoding uncharacterized protein LOC116920808 → MASIKMIALWAFLVVLVAAVNAAPRYFILDDGEVDAPQLTRVRRDDKYVAAASGGGYGKGHVGPVYTFVKTDPKANFKWGVRHRAGVQYGR, encoded by the exons atggCTTCTATCAAGATG ATCGCTCTGTGGGCTTTCCTGGTTGTTCTTGTCGCAGCCGTCAACGCCGCCCCTCGTTACTTTATCCTTGACGATGGCGAAGTAGATG CTCCGCAATTGACCCGTGTCCGTCGTGATGATAAGTACGTTGCGGCTGCAAGTGGTGGCGGCTACGGCAAAGGACACGTTGGACCTGTTTACACCTTCGTCAAGACCGACCCTAAGGCAAACTTCAAGTGGGGAGTGCGCCACCGCGCTGGTGTTCAGTATGGTCGCTAG
- the LOC116920806 gene encoding chromatin assembly factor 1 subunit B, protein MKCCIPEISWHNRDPVLSIDLQPHSKDGFVRLATGGTDSHVLMWNVTIGENGVGTVEFLSDLARHQRAVNTVRFSPNGEILASGDDEAVIILWMLKPKSDIPDLFSNKDAEAENQENWTVLKILRGHMEDVYDICWSPDSCQLLSGSVDNTAILWDVSKGKSIHLFSEHKGFVQGVAWDPKSQFIATLSSDRNCRIYSLKTKKVVQKLYQAQLKIGDGEEKPYKLFHDDTLKTFCRRLNFSPDGLILFTPCGLLELNEGTDASEESEVRRKEKKINATYAFARNNNFAKPVAYYPSADRYSVAVRCCPILYELRPGQPSLYDIPYRMVFAVATQNAILLYDTQQVTPFARIARIHYTRLTDIAWSNNGRIIVISSTDGYCSIVTFNEKELGTPYEPAKCAEEAVSPSLPSSFQTLLQGEIFQENVQPVTVADDEDFHLAYEDAEMTLDTPAPCPPTKSNLGCPAALKSPNRANVRSSPRRVQLITLTSPTKTKN, encoded by the exons ATGAAATGCTGCATTCCTGAAATATCGTGGCATAACCGTGATCCAGTATTAAGCATCGACCTGCAGCCACACTCCAAGGATGGCTTCGTCAGACTTGCTACAGGAGGAACTGATTCTCACGTTCTG ATGTGGAATGTAACAATTGGAGAAAATGGAGTAGGAACTGTGGAATTCCTGTCAGATTTAGCCAGACATCAGAGAGCTGTCAACACAGTCAGATTTTCACCCAATGGAGAAATTTTAGCATCTGGGGATGATG AGGCTGTTATTATACTTTGGATGTTGAAGCCCAAATCAGACATACCTGATCTGTTTTCTAATAAAGATGCAGAAGCAGAGAACCAAGAAAACTGGACAGTACTAAAAATACTTAGAGGGCATATGGAGGACGTGTATGACATCTGTTGGTCACCAGATAGCTGTCAGCTGTTATCTGGCTCAGTTGACAACACAGCAATTTTGTGGGATGTCAGCAAAG GAAAGTCAATCCATCTATTCTCTGAACACAAAGGATTTGTTCAAGGTGTAGCATGGGATCCAAAGAGTCAATTCATTGCAACATTAAGCAGTGACAGGAACTGCAGGATTTACtcacttaaaacaaaaaaagttgtgCAGAAACTATATCAG GCTCAGCTGAAAATAGGGGACGGCGAAGAGAAACCCTACAAACTCTTTCACGACGATACTCTCAAGACATTTTGTCGTCGTTTGAACTTCTCACCAGATGGTTTAATTCTTTTCACACCTTGTGGCCTTCTAGAGCTTAACGAAGGGACTGACGCCAGTGAAGAGAGTGAAgtgagaagaaaagaaaaaaagataaacgcCACGTACGCTTTTGCTCGCAACAACAATTTTGCGAAACCAGTTGCATATTATCCATCAGCCGACCGCTATTCAGTTGCTGTCCGTTGTTGCCCGATTTTATACGAATTACGACCTGGGCAACCATCCTTGTACGACATTCCTTACCGAATGGTTTTCGCCGTTGCAACGCAAAACGCCATTCTCCTCTATGATACCCAGCAGGTTACACCTTTCGCAAGAATCGCCCGTATACATTATACTCGACTTACAGATATTGCCTG GTCTAACAATGGACGCATCATCGTAATATCATCTACGGATGGCTACTGCTCGATTGTAACGTTTAACGAAAAAGAACTCGGCACGCCTTATGAACCTGCCAAATGTGCAGAAGAAGCTGTCTCGCCCAGTTTACCTTCTAGTTTCCAGACCCTACTGCAGGGTGAGATATTCCAAGAAAATGTTCAGCCTGTGACGGTTGCCGATGATGAAGATTTCCACTTGGCTTATGAAGACGCCGAAATGACCCTGGACACCCCCGCTCCATGTCCTCCCACCAAATCAAATCTTGGATGCCCGGCTGCACTCAAAAGTCCTAACAGAGCAAATGTGCGCAGCAGTCCGAGGCGCGTTCAATTAATAACCTTAACCAGTCCCACGAAAACCAAGAATTAG